A window of the Kosakonia sp. BYX6 genome harbors these coding sequences:
- a CDS encoding DUF927 domain-containing protein codes for MRNIDLIREVTAAAAGNWPYVLAGLSIDVPDSSRRHAPCPACGGTDRFRFDDYGRGAHICNQCGAGDGLDLIKKVNHCDTTEAARLAAGVLGIDYRAAQPKEAATMQRRNLLEASRQQREQERQQQVAEDAEQRRVTFARLYAGMRQRAAEGESDYLISKGLPGFNYLVMPDGSLLLPLVDESGAVVAAQTITPTGEKRLLAGSAKRGAYHPVNSPEQPRRVVLAEGLATALTCHLIRPEALTVAAIDAGNLLPVAEAMRQQHPQAQIIIAADNDRLDDKPNTGTDAAEKAAFAVTGWVSVPPTDYKVDWNDYHQQHGLEIATAAFNDSMYQPQGECVIPHLQAIEGGKTDQPEKDPLKPHIESRSDGVYWVVPKVDKESGEVINNESWLASPLDVIGTGRDDKDQFLILRWLAFGAGIPTIAAIPLADIGEREGWRTLKAGGVNVTTKSSLRAILADWLQRSGSRELWRVAHATGWQCGAYIMPDGEIIGVPAQPVLFSGRSSAAAGYTVAGTSESWRNSVARLAYGNYAMMTGIAAALAAPLIGLVGADGFGIHFYAQSSAGKTTTANVASSLYGNPDLLRLTWYGTALGLANEAAAHNDGLMPLDEVGQGADPVSVSQSAYALFNGVGKLQGAKEGGNRDLKRWRTVAISTGEMDLETFIATAGRKTKAGQLVRLLNIPLSKTVRFHDHQNGKQHADALKDAYQHHHGAAGREWIKWLADHQQQAIDTVRECEARWRGLIPADYGEQVHRVAVRFAILEAALLLGEVVTGWDTQTCRDAIQHSYNAWLREFGTGNKEHQQIVEQTEAFLNAHGLSRYAPLGYDPRDLPIRDLAGYRKKGGHESDPIIFYTFPATFEQEIAKGFNAKQFAEVLKGVGMLTPPTSGRGYQGRVREDGRQIRVYVLNFLPEEENSQPEE; via the coding sequence ATGCGTAATATCGACCTTATCCGCGAAGTGACCGCCGCTGCCGCTGGCAACTGGCCTTATGTGCTGGCAGGCCTGTCTATCGACGTGCCTGATTCATCGCGCCGTCATGCCCCCTGCCCGGCATGTGGAGGAACAGACCGCTTCCGGTTCGATGATTATGGGCGCGGCGCTCACATCTGCAATCAGTGTGGCGCAGGTGACGGACTGGATCTAATCAAAAAGGTGAATCATTGCGATACCACGGAGGCCGCACGGCTTGCCGCAGGTGTACTAGGTATTGATTACCGGGCAGCACAACCCAAGGAGGCCGCAACCATGCAACGGCGCAATTTGCTGGAGGCATCGCGCCAGCAACGTGAACAGGAACGCCAGCAGCAGGTCGCAGAGGATGCAGAGCAGCGCCGGGTTACGTTTGCCCGTCTGTATGCCGGAATGCGCCAGCGGGCCGCAGAGGGCGAATCTGATTACCTGATATCAAAAGGACTGCCCGGTTTTAACTATCTGGTTATGCCGGATGGTTCGTTACTCCTGCCGCTGGTGGATGAATCTGGCGCTGTTGTGGCGGCACAGACTATTACTCCGACGGGAGAAAAGCGGCTGCTGGCCGGTTCGGCGAAACGCGGGGCATATCACCCCGTAAACTCACCGGAGCAGCCACGGAGAGTAGTGCTTGCCGAGGGGCTGGCTACCGCTCTAACGTGTCACTTAATTCGTCCTGAAGCCCTGACAGTGGCAGCAATTGATGCTGGCAACCTGCTACCCGTCGCCGAAGCGATGCGCCAGCAGCACCCGCAGGCGCAAATTATCATTGCTGCTGATAACGACCGACTGGACGACAAGCCCAACACCGGAACGGATGCCGCAGAAAAAGCCGCGTTTGCTGTCACGGGTTGGGTATCTGTACCGCCAACAGACTATAAAGTCGACTGGAACGACTATCACCAGCAACACGGGCTGGAAATCGCTACGGCTGCGTTTAACGATTCGATGTACCAGCCGCAAGGGGAATGCGTGATACCACATCTACAGGCCATTGAGGGCGGGAAAACAGACCAGCCAGAGAAAGACCCGTTAAAACCTCACATTGAAAGCCGTAGTGACGGGGTTTACTGGGTTGTGCCGAAAGTGGACAAAGAAAGCGGAGAGGTCATCAACAATGAAAGCTGGCTGGCCTCACCGCTGGACGTTATCGGCACCGGGCGGGACGATAAGGATCAGTTCCTGATATTACGCTGGCTGGCCTTTGGCGCAGGCATACCGACAATAGCGGCTATCCCCCTGGCTGATATCGGGGAGCGTGAAGGCTGGCGCACCCTGAAAGCGGGCGGGGTTAATGTCACTACCAAAAGCAGCTTACGGGCGATACTGGCCGACTGGCTACAGCGTAGCGGCTCGCGTGAATTGTGGCGCGTTGCTCACGCTACTGGTTGGCAGTGCGGGGCATACATCATGCCAGACGGGGAGATAATCGGCGTACCTGCGCAACCCGTTTTATTCAGTGGTCGCAGTTCTGCCGCTGCCGGATACACCGTGGCGGGAACCTCGGAGAGCTGGCGTAACAGTGTTGCGCGGCTGGCATACGGTAACTACGCGATGATGACAGGTATTGCCGCCGCACTGGCAGCCCCGTTAATCGGGCTGGTGGGCGCTGATGGGTTCGGCATTCACTTCTATGCACAATCGAGCGCGGGAAAGACCACTACAGCTAACGTGGCGAGCAGCTTATACGGTAACCCGGACTTACTACGACTGACGTGGTACGGCACGGCGCTGGGACTGGCAAACGAAGCCGCCGCACATAATGACGGGCTGATGCCACTGGATGAAGTCGGACAGGGGGCTGACCCGGTGAGTGTGTCACAGTCTGCCTATGCGCTGTTTAACGGCGTGGGGAAATTGCAGGGAGCAAAGGAGGGTGGCAACCGCGATTTAAAGCGCTGGCGCACCGTGGCGATCAGCACCGGGGAAATGGACTTGGAAACCTTTATAGCCACCGCCGGACGCAAGACCAAAGCCGGGCAACTGGTGCGCCTGCTGAATATCCCGCTAAGCAAGACGGTACGCTTCCACGACCACCAGAATGGTAAACAGCACGCCGACGCGCTAAAAGACGCTTACCAGCACCACCACGGCGCAGCCGGGCGGGAGTGGATTAAATGGCTGGCCGACCACCAGCAACAAGCCATTGATACCGTTCGTGAGTGTGAAGCACGCTGGCGCGGCCTTATCCCTGCTGACTATGGCGAGCAGGTACACCGCGTGGCCGTACGTTTTGCCATTCTGGAAGCGGCGTTACTACTGGGTGAAGTAGTCACCGGATGGGATACCCAGACGTGTCGTGATGCGATACAGCACAGCTACAACGCCTGGCTGCGCGAGTTCGGCACCGGCAATAAAGAGCACCAGCAGATTGTTGAGCAGACCGAAGCGTTTCTGAATGCGCACGGCCTGAGCCGCTATGCTCCGCTGGGGTATGATCCGCGTGATTTACCCATTCGTGATTTAGCCGGATACCGAAAGAAAGGGGGGCACGAAAGCGACCCGATAATTTTCTACACCTTCCCGGCAACCTTCGAACAGGAGATTGCGAAGGGATTTAATGCTAAACAGTTTGCCGAAGTCCTGAAAGGCGTAGGGATGCTCACTCCACCGACAAGCGGCAGGGGTTATCAGGGGCGTGTCCGTGAAGATGGCAGGCAGATACGTGTATATGTGCTCAATTTTCTGCCAGAGGAAGAGAATAGCCAGCCAGAAGAATAA